Proteins from a genomic interval of Quercus robur chromosome 9, dhQueRobu3.1, whole genome shotgun sequence:
- the LOC126699226 gene encoding cyclin-dependent kinase inhibitor 5-like, which translates to MGKYMKKSKEGEVAVVMEVSSIGICTRRRAKSLVAAQKPQKPISKSDSSSLSYLQLRSRRLHKPPPLLLTTTTTPSKPKPKPKPHTISISNSTLFDSSSFGDNYLDFDASPRHRSSSRESTPCSLIRDADSIGITPGSTTSRTSTETNRRVRNIPTTQEMEEFFARAELEHQRIFIDKYNFDFVSDLPLPGRYEWVQIIP; encoded by the exons atgggaaaGTATATGAAGAAATCGAAGGAAGGTGAGGTGGCGGTGGTGATGGAGGTGTCCTCCATTGGTATATGTACAAGAAGGAGAGCCAAAAGTTTAGTAGCAGCCCAGAAACCTCAAAAACCTATATCTAAATCTGACTCCTCTTCTCTCTCCTACCTTCAGCTCCGCAGCCGCCGCCTCCACAAACCACCTCCTTTACTCcttactactactactactccttcaaaaccaaaaccaaaaccaaaaccccaCACCATTTCCATTTCCAATTCCACCCTTTTTGATTCTTCTTCCTTTGGAGATAATTATTTGGACTTTGATGCCAGTCCCAGACACAG GAGTAGCAGCAGGGAGAGCACGCCCTGTAGTCTGATAAGGGACGCGGATTCTATAGGAATCACCCCGGGTTCAACGACCAGTCGAACTTCTACTGAAACTAACCGAAGAGTTAGGAACATCCCAACAACACAGGAGATGGAAGAGTTCTTTGCCCGTGCCGAGCTGGAACATCAGAGAATATTTATTGACAA GTACAACTTTGATTTTGTGAGTGATTTGCCCCTCCCAGGACGGTACGAATGGGTGCAGATAATTCCCTAA